A genomic segment from Chanos chanos chromosome 2, fChaCha1.1, whole genome shotgun sequence encodes:
- the tmed6 gene encoding transmembrane emp24 domain-containing protein 6 yields MSGKVFSLALLLFMLQLERGDHLRSPHPDIPDKDLFWGADQYDFAVVLPATALECFWHFAHHGEHFYLNFMVQWVTGVANDRHLSVTVNSPKGLLLSKVDDSTGQIGFDAEETGFYQMCFSNFHNRFGSMQVFMSFGVYYDGQVDADRQKEEEKKKKEETNKQLNDTLTTIEDSSVKVQGLVFHMWRHYNFGRMRRGADYYLLLSNGNYVRYWSAAQSIVIILAGYLQLFFLKRLFHTKTTTETDKPRC; encoded by the exons ATGTCAGGAAAAGTGTTCAGCCTGGCTCTGCTGCTCTTCATGCTACAGCTGGAGAGAGGAGATCATCTGAGAAGCCCTCATCCCGACATCCCCGATAAAGACCTGTTCTGGGGTGCGGACCAATATGACTTTGCTGTGGTGTTGCCGGCCACTGCGCTGGAGTGTTTCTGGCACTTTGCGCACCATGGCGAGCACTTCTACCTCAACTTCATG GTTCAGTGGGTGACGGGCGTGGCCAATGACAGACACCTTTCCGTCACCGTCAACTCCCCAAAAGGGCTACTGCTGAGCAAGGTCGATGATTCCACCGGTCAGATTGGATTTGatgcagaggagacag GTTTCTATCAAATGTGCTTCAGCAATTTTCACAATCGCTTCGGCAGCATGCAGGTGTTTATGAGCTTTGGAGTGTACTATGATGGACAGGTAGATGccgacagacagaaagaggaagagaagaagaagaaagaggaaaccaACAAACAGCTTAATGACACACTGACGACGATTGAA GACAGCTCAGTCAAAGTGCAGGGTCTTGTTTTCCACATGTGGCGTCATTACAACTTTGGGCGTATGAGGAGGGGAGCGGACTACTACCTGCTCCTGTCCAATGGAAACTACGTGAGGTACTGGTCTGCAGCCCAGAGCATAGTCATCATCCTGGCTGGGTACCTGCAGCTCTTTTTCCTAAAGAGACTCTTCCACACCAAAACCACCACAGAGACGGACAAGCCACGCTGCTGA